One Sediminibacillus dalangtanensis genomic region harbors:
- a CDS encoding polyprenyl synthetase family protein: MTESLEKYLKEKQLQMDEAIVGYIKKLEAPERLKAAMKYSAEAGGKRLRPILMAASCESYGGVIKTVIPAAAALEMIHTYSLIHDDLPAMDNDNIRRGKPTNHIQFDEATAILAGDGLLTYSFEIIASELAVSETKKVELIRQLADAAGPKGMVAGQVLDMQAEDKKADLEQLEQIHTLKTGRLLRFAVTAGAMIGGATTGQIASLQEYAYYLGLIFQVQDDILDVQGDPELIGKPVGSDETNLKSTYPKLLGLDGAIQQKEMYIQKAKQTLKEAGVESSVLVDITEYFGNRDR; encoded by the coding sequence GTGACCGAAAGTCTAGAAAAATATTTGAAGGAAAAACAACTCCAGATGGATGAAGCAATCGTTGGTTATATAAAAAAGCTGGAGGCACCGGAACGGCTTAAAGCGGCGATGAAATATTCAGCCGAAGCAGGCGGGAAAAGATTACGCCCGATTTTAATGGCTGCGAGCTGCGAGTCCTATGGCGGAGTCATAAAAACTGTCATACCTGCAGCTGCGGCCCTGGAGATGATTCATACCTATTCACTTATTCACGATGATCTGCCTGCGATGGATAATGATAATATACGACGGGGAAAACCGACCAATCATATACAGTTTGATGAAGCTACTGCCATCCTTGCTGGCGATGGACTTTTAACATACAGCTTCGAAATTATCGCTTCGGAATTGGCCGTTTCTGAGACGAAGAAAGTGGAATTAATCAGACAGTTAGCTGATGCAGCCGGGCCGAAAGGTATGGTTGCTGGACAAGTTCTCGATATGCAGGCTGAAGACAAAAAAGCAGACTTGGAACAACTGGAACAAATCCATACGTTGAAAACAGGAAGGCTACTCCGATTTGCAGTGACTGCCGGTGCAATGATCGGCGGGGCTACTACTGGTCAAATTGCCTCCCTTCAAGAGTATGCCTACTACCTCGGATTGATTTTTCAAGTGCAGGATGACATTCTCGATGTTCAGGGTGACCCCGAGTTGATCGGCAAGCCTGTAGGCAGCGATGAAACCAACTTGAAAAGCACCTATCCAAAGCTTCTCGGGCTGGATGGTGCGATACAGCAAAAAGAAATGTATATTCAAAAAGCGAAGCAAACTTTGAAGGAAGCAGGTGTAGAAAGCTCGGTACTAGTCGACATTACCGAGTACTTCGGCAACCGCGATCGTTGA
- a CDS encoding exodeoxyribonuclease VII small subunit, with protein MSDQEISFEEAMKQLEEIVEKLEEGEVPLEKAINYYQEGMKLSKLCSDKLSNVEEQMEKIVNEQGETVPFSIQEDE; from the coding sequence ATGAGTGACCAAGAAATCAGCTTTGAAGAAGCAATGAAACAGCTGGAGGAAATTGTGGAGAAGCTTGAAGAAGGGGAAGTCCCGTTGGAAAAGGCGATCAATTATTATCAGGAAGGGATGAAGCTTTCCAAGCTATGTAGCGATAAGCTGTCGAATGTAGAAGAACAAATGGAGAAAATTGTTAATGAACAGGGCGAAACTGTTCCTTTCTCTATTCAGGAGGACGAATAG
- the xseA gene encoding exodeoxyribonuclease VII large subunit, translating to MNDRYLTVTALTKYIKRKFEMDRHLKDVWLKAEISNFKHHSRGHMYLTLKDDHSRIQAVMFAGNNRSLKFKPENGMNVLVKGELSVYEPQGQYQLYISQMEPDGIGALYLAFEQLKEKLSKEGLFDHSVKQSIPVYPKKIGVITSPTGAAVRDIMTTLSRRYPIAKSVLFPVLVQGSQSAASIVKAIETASRMGDFDVLIVGRGGGSIEELWSFNEEIVARAIHASTVPVISAIGHETDFTISDMVADMRAATPTAAAELAVPSQAEIKERIIALDRSMDRALKSRLASAKERLGQLQRAYAFRYPAQLLRQKEQELDKFVERLGRGLSARHNSKQDSLRALHKRLMLKHPKTQTQLMGRELNQLRLRLDRAFAKEVQARQNRFQKNLDKLSLLNPLNTMKRGYSITYQQNGEVLSSTKKVQPGEQVTVKLFDGSLDCQVWGIEEEKQ from the coding sequence ATGAATGATAGATATTTAACAGTAACCGCATTGACAAAATATATAAAACGGAAATTTGAAATGGACAGGCACTTAAAGGATGTTTGGTTGAAAGCCGAGATTTCCAACTTTAAGCATCATAGCAGAGGGCATATGTACCTAACCTTAAAAGATGACCATTCCAGAATCCAGGCAGTGATGTTCGCTGGAAATAACCGGTCCTTGAAATTTAAACCGGAAAATGGCATGAATGTCCTGGTAAAAGGGGAGTTGAGCGTTTACGAGCCGCAAGGCCAGTACCAGTTGTATATCTCCCAGATGGAGCCTGACGGAATCGGCGCCCTTTATCTTGCCTTCGAACAATTAAAAGAAAAGTTGAGCAAAGAAGGGCTGTTTGATCATTCCGTTAAACAATCCATTCCTGTTTATCCGAAAAAAATCGGAGTGATCACTTCTCCGACAGGTGCTGCCGTTCGCGATATTATGACTACCTTATCGAGACGCTATCCAATCGCAAAGTCTGTACTGTTTCCGGTGCTTGTGCAAGGAAGTCAGTCTGCTGCCTCCATCGTAAAGGCCATCGAAACAGCCAGCCGAATGGGAGACTTTGATGTTCTGATTGTTGGTCGCGGCGGCGGCTCGATAGAAGAGTTGTGGAGCTTTAATGAAGAAATTGTTGCCAGGGCCATACACGCTTCTACTGTACCCGTAATATCTGCCATAGGGCATGAAACCGACTTTACGATCAGTGATATGGTTGCTGACATGCGGGCGGCTACTCCGACAGCTGCTGCAGAGCTGGCAGTTCCTTCACAAGCGGAAATCAAAGAGCGAATTATTGCCCTCGATCGTTCAATGGATCGAGCGCTAAAAAGCAGATTAGCCAGTGCTAAAGAACGACTAGGCCAGTTGCAAAGAGCATACGCCTTTCGTTATCCTGCTCAATTATTACGGCAAAAAGAACAGGAGCTCGATAAATTCGTGGAGCGTCTTGGCAGAGGATTGTCTGCCAGACACAATAGCAAGCAAGACAGCCTTCGGGCTCTTCATAAACGGCTAATGCTAAAGCATCCGAAAACACAGACACAGCTGATGGGCCGTGAGCTTAACCAGCTGCGTCTACGGCTTGATCGAGCTTTTGCCAAAGAAGTACAAGCAAGGCAAAACCGATTCCAAAAAAATCTGGACAAATTATCTCTATTGAACCCATTAAATACGATGAAGCGTGGTTATTCCATCACTTATCAGCAAAACGGTGAAGTATTATCCTCTACCAAAAAAGTTCAACCGGGAGAACAAGTGACGGTTAAACTTTTTGATGGCTCGTTGGACTGCCAGGTATGGGGAATCGAGGAGGAGAAACAATGA
- the folD gene encoding bifunctional methylenetetrahydrofolate dehydrogenase/methenyltetrahydrofolate cyclohydrolase FolD — MGAEIIYGKELAADLRLEMKEEVKKLAEKGIIPGLTVVLIGDDPASQSYVKGKQKASDEVGVDSNLIKLPETTSQQELLNLIDDLNTDENIHGILVQLPLPGHIEEQAVIEAISPEKDVDGFHPINIGRMLTGEDTFYPCTPFGILTMLKSKNIEIAGKHAVVVGRSNIVGKPVGQLLLNEHATVTYCHSRTKDMKKYTKEADILIVAVGKQHFITAEDIKPGAVVIDVGVNRMENGKLTGDVDFEAASEKASYITPVPRGVGPMTITMLLHNTIKSAKRHHQLSR, encoded by the coding sequence ATGGGAGCCGAAATTATTTATGGAAAAGAGTTAGCAGCCGATCTGCGACTGGAAATGAAAGAAGAGGTAAAGAAACTTGCGGAAAAAGGGATCATACCAGGTTTGACAGTCGTCCTGATAGGAGATGATCCGGCCTCCCAGTCCTACGTGAAAGGAAAACAAAAGGCATCCGACGAGGTCGGAGTTGATTCCAATCTCATTAAATTACCGGAAACCACTTCTCAGCAGGAATTGCTCAATCTGATAGACGATTTAAACACAGATGAAAATATTCACGGTATTCTTGTCCAACTGCCTCTTCCGGGTCATATCGAGGAACAAGCAGTAATCGAAGCGATCAGTCCGGAAAAAGATGTGGATGGTTTCCACCCAATTAACATCGGGCGGATGCTTACCGGAGAAGATACGTTCTATCCATGCACTCCTTTCGGTATTTTGACCATGTTAAAATCAAAAAACATTGAAATTGCAGGAAAACATGCTGTCGTAGTCGGGCGGAGTAATATTGTAGGAAAACCGGTCGGGCAATTGCTGTTGAATGAACATGCTACGGTGACGTATTGCCATTCGCGGACAAAGGACATGAAAAAGTACACCAAAGAGGCAGATATACTGATAGTGGCAGTTGGGAAACAACATTTCATCACGGCTGAAGATATTAAGCCTGGAGCAGTAGTCATTGATGTCGGAGTTAACCGGATGGAAAACGGCAAATTGACGGGAGACGTGGACTTTGAAGCAGCATCGGAAAAAGCGTCCTATATAACACCAGTCCCTAGAGGGGTCGGTCCGATGACGATTACGATGTTATTACATAATACGATTAAGTCGGCAAAAAGGCATCATCAGCTTTCTAGATGA
- the nusB gene encoding transcription antitermination factor NusB produces the protein MKRRTAREKSFQILFQMDVNDIPPKEAIEHVMDGPADDAFLTDLVYGVIEHKQEIDEKIDENLENWTFNRLASVERTLLRIAAYELSYKEDVPSSVAINEAIELANSYGDEKSGRFINGVLSKMLK, from the coding sequence ATGAAAAGACGAACAGCACGTGAAAAATCTTTCCAGATTCTTTTTCAGATGGATGTCAATGACATCCCCCCGAAAGAGGCAATCGAGCATGTGATGGATGGTCCGGCGGATGATGCTTTCTTAACAGACCTTGTATATGGTGTAATCGAACACAAACAAGAAATCGATGAGAAAATCGATGAAAACCTCGAAAACTGGACGTTCAACAGACTTGCTTCTGTAGAAAGAACCTTATTGAGAATCGCTGCTTATGAATTGTCCTATAAAGAGGATGTGCCAAGCAGCGTGGCGATAAATGAAGCGATAGAACTGGCCAACAGTTATGGAGACGAGAAATCGGGAAGATTCATCAATGGTGTTCTATCTAAGATGTTAAAATAG
- a CDS encoding Asp23/Gls24 family envelope stress response protein has product MDENSLLNVSEGSDLGKVEIAPEVIEVIAGIATTEIQGVYAMRGNFASGVAERFGKKSHGKGIKVELTDKGVLIDVFVVLDYGSRIPEVAQKIQTNIRQALRNMTALEIDEINIHIVGVQIDRDETEEETI; this is encoded by the coding sequence ATGGACGAAAACTCTTTATTGAATGTTAGTGAAGGCTCTGATCTGGGTAAAGTGGAAATCGCTCCGGAAGTAATCGAGGTTATTGCCGGCATCGCCACTACCGAGATACAGGGTGTTTATGCCATGCGCGGTAACTTCGCATCCGGGGTAGCAGAACGGTTCGGAAAAAAGTCGCACGGAAAAGGGATTAAAGTCGAACTCACTGATAAAGGTGTCCTGATCGATGTATTTGTCGTGCTTGACTATGGTTCGAGGATTCCGGAAGTGGCACAAAAGATCCAGACCAATATACGCCAGGCATTGAGGAATATGACTGCACTTGAAATTGATGAGATAAATATTCACATCGTCGGTGTCCAAATCGATCGTGATGAAACAGAAGAAGAAACAATCTAA
- the accC gene encoding acetyl-CoA carboxylase biotin carboxylase subunit, with product MIKKILIANRGEIAVRVIRACKELGIETVAVYSEGDKESLHVQLADEAYCIGPILSKDSYLNFTNIMSAATLTEVDAIHPGYGFLSENADFAEICKACNITFIGPSAYAIQKMGTKDVARETMKAAGVPIVPGSEGIIADEDEGRRVAKEIGYPVIIKATAGGGGKGIRVAKTEEELVKGIRVTQKEAETAFGNPGVYLEKYIEDFRHVEIQVLADNHGNAVHVGERDCTVQRRLQKLIEESPSPAITPEIRKKMGDAAVKAALAVDYSGAGTIEFIFDKKEETFYFMEMNTRIQVEHPVTEMVSGIDLIKEQINIANDQPLSFVQEDIEFEGWSIECRINAENPFKQFMPSPGKIDMYLAPGGLGVRVDSGAYPGYSIPPYYDSMIAKLIVHGADRQEAINRMRRALDEFVIEGVHTTIPFHIRMMEHPQFIDGDFNTKFLEKYTIMEDE from the coding sequence GTGATTAAGAAAATATTGATTGCAAACAGAGGTGAAATTGCTGTTCGGGTCATTCGTGCATGTAAAGAACTGGGGATTGAAACAGTAGCAGTTTATTCAGAAGGTGATAAAGAGTCCCTACATGTACAGCTAGCAGACGAGGCTTACTGTATCGGTCCAATACTAAGCAAGGACAGCTATTTAAATTTCACAAATATCATGAGTGCAGCCACTTTAACCGAAGTGGATGCTATTCATCCGGGCTATGGTTTTTTGTCAGAGAATGCCGATTTCGCTGAAATTTGCAAGGCATGCAATATAACGTTCATCGGACCGAGTGCTTATGCTATTCAAAAAATGGGTACAAAAGATGTGGCACGAGAGACGATGAAAGCTGCCGGGGTTCCGATTGTTCCCGGTTCAGAAGGGATCATTGCCGATGAGGATGAAGGGCGGCGTGTAGCCAAAGAAATAGGCTATCCGGTAATCATTAAAGCTACTGCCGGAGGTGGCGGAAAAGGAATTCGCGTAGCGAAGACAGAAGAAGAATTGGTTAAAGGTATCCGAGTAACCCAGAAGGAAGCTGAAACGGCTTTTGGCAACCCTGGTGTTTATTTGGAAAAATACATTGAAGATTTCCGCCATGTGGAAATTCAAGTGTTGGCCGATAATCATGGCAATGCTGTACATGTCGGCGAGCGGGATTGTACCGTTCAGCGTCGTCTGCAAAAGCTGATCGAAGAATCGCCATCACCGGCGATTACACCAGAGATCAGGAAAAAAATGGGCGACGCGGCAGTCAAGGCAGCATTAGCAGTTGATTATTCAGGAGCTGGGACGATCGAGTTTATCTTTGATAAGAAAGAAGAAACGTTTTATTTTATGGAAATGAATACCCGTATTCAAGTAGAGCATCCGGTAACCGAAATGGTAAGCGGAATCGATTTGATCAAGGAACAAATCAATATTGCCAACGATCAGCCCTTGTCGTTCGTACAGGAAGATATCGAGTTTGAAGGCTGGTCGATTGAATGCAGAATCAATGCTGAAAATCCGTTTAAACAATTCATGCCTTCACCAGGAAAAATCGATATGTATCTTGCTCCAGGAGGTCTGGGCGTCAGAGTCGATTCCGGTGCATACCCGGGCTATAGCATTCCTCCCTATTATGATTCCATGATTGCTAAGTTAATCGTTCACGGAGCAGACAGGCAGGAAGCAATCAACAGAATGAGACGAGCGCTGGACGAATTTGTTATTGAGGGCGTTCATACAACTATTCCCTTCCATATTAGAATGATGGAACATCCACAATTTATTGATGGAGATTTTAATACGAAGTTTCTGGAGAAATATACTATAATGGAAGATGAATAG
- the accB gene encoding acetyl-CoA carboxylase biotin carboxyl carrier protein — MLNVQEIRELIKLIDESSIDEFDYESNGTKVSMKKQAGEVIQEKTIVSEPAVRQETAAPAPAAAPVQPQEQVKEEPAKNESKEQDAGAFDHEIVSPMVGTFYSSPEPESDAYVKKGDKVNKDTVVCIVEAMKLFNEIEADVSGEIVEILVEDGELVEYGQPLFRVKA, encoded by the coding sequence ATGTTAAATGTACAGGAAATTAGAGAATTAATTAAATTGATCGATGAATCTTCCATTGATGAATTCGACTATGAATCAAATGGAACGAAGGTTTCCATGAAAAAACAGGCTGGAGAAGTAATCCAGGAAAAAACCATCGTAAGCGAACCTGCTGTCCGTCAGGAAACAGCGGCTCCTGCACCTGCAGCGGCTCCTGTCCAACCTCAGGAGCAGGTTAAAGAAGAACCTGCAAAAAACGAATCGAAAGAACAAGATGCCGGAGCATTCGATCACGAAATCGTTTCGCCTATGGTTGGAACATTTTATAGTTCGCCAGAACCAGAGAGCGATGCATATGTAAAAAAAGGCGATAAAGTAAACAAAGATACGGTCGTCTGTATCGTTGAAGCGATGAAACTTTTCAACGAAATTGAAGCGGATGTATCCGGTGAAATTGTCGAGATTCTTGTTGAAGACGGAGAACTCGTCGAGTATGGACAACCATTATTCAGAGTCAAGGCATAG
- a CDS encoding SpoIIIAH-like family protein, producing the protein MLKKQTVWLLTMLSLMIVLSVYYMSSPNSEELAFLNNADQETSGEGTQMVEGEGEELLEEGDSVISESSTDELFTSIRMQIQDDRSAKKEELEETVASSTASTEEINAAYEEMQQLEEAAKKESIIEETIMAENQYEDVLVRSEDNEVVVTVKAEELSKTEANNIIQMVKDEFGEVTIEVKFQPAS; encoded by the coding sequence ATGCTGAAAAAGCAAACTGTTTGGTTATTGACAATGTTAAGTTTAATGATTGTGTTGAGTGTATATTATATGAGTTCTCCAAATAGTGAGGAACTGGCCTTTTTAAATAATGCGGATCAGGAAACATCAGGGGAAGGAACCCAAATGGTGGAAGGGGAGGGTGAAGAATTATTAGAGGAAGGAGACTCCGTCATCTCCGAGTCTTCGACCGATGAACTGTTCACTTCCATAAGAATGCAAATCCAGGATGATCGAAGTGCCAAGAAAGAAGAATTAGAAGAAACGGTCGCCTCAAGTACCGCTTCTACGGAAGAAATCAATGCCGCCTATGAAGAGATGCAGCAACTAGAGGAAGCGGCAAAAAAAGAATCAATCATCGAAGAAACAATTATGGCGGAAAATCAGTATGAAGATGTGCTCGTTCGATCAGAAGATAATGAAGTGGTTGTAACCGTCAAAGCAGAAGAATTGTCTAAAACGGAAGCGAATAATATCATTCAAATGGTAAAAGACGAGTTTGGTGAAGTGACAATCGAAGTGAAGTTCCAACCGGCGAGCTAA
- the spoIIIAG gene encoding stage III sporulation protein AG: MNNPLKKLLSHVKLKQDEDNKPTKLAYLLIVGLVGLLLILVSGIFSPEKNSEDNMLSVTPDSNTNDQETFLNKKEETVAEKDEEIADLEGNYESELTALLEKIQGVSDVEAMVNLDSTKQKVYEKNLIIGTQTTDETDQNGGERTLEDSTREQEVVLVRQGDKEVPLLVHTKKPDVRGVLVVAKGVDHMQVKQWVVEAVSRVLDVPTHRISVMPKK, encoded by the coding sequence GTGAATAACCCACTAAAAAAACTGTTATCCCACGTTAAGCTAAAGCAGGATGAGGACAATAAGCCCACAAAGCTTGCATATCTACTGATTGTCGGGCTTGTTGGTCTGCTGTTGATCTTGGTCAGCGGAATATTCTCACCAGAAAAAAACAGCGAGGATAACATGCTATCTGTCACTCCTGACAGCAATACCAATGACCAGGAGACTTTCCTCAATAAAAAAGAAGAAACCGTCGCTGAGAAGGATGAAGAGATAGCGGACTTGGAAGGAAATTATGAAAGTGAACTAACAGCATTATTAGAAAAAATCCAAGGCGTTTCCGACGTGGAAGCAATGGTGAACTTAGATTCCACAAAGCAAAAGGTTTACGAAAAAAACTTGATCATCGGAACGCAGACCACAGACGAAACCGATCAAAACGGTGGAGAGCGTACCCTTGAAGATTCAACAAGGGAGCAGGAAGTCGTACTTGTCAGACAAGGTGATAAAGAAGTTCCGCTTCTTGTCCATACAAAAAAGCCAGATGTAAGGGGGGTCCTTGTAGTAGCCAAAGGAGTGGACCATATGCAGGTTAAGCAATGGGTAGTCGAAGCAGTATCCAGGGTTTTGGATGTCCCGACCCACCGGATTTCGGTCATGCCTAAAAAATAA
- the spoIIIAF gene encoding stage III sporulation protein AF, whose translation MNLLTEWVTQIILFLLLAMVIDLLMPDSSMKKYIKVVVGLVLILIFLQPLFRLFQMDIDTMMSQASAGFDMETEEEEMKNSIELKKKEIQASQRAYILEEMAVQMKNEVEEGLEEKHDVEIADISFQFEEGEDLSFETLTGIHVLLRKHQTNVDSEGSVEEVVIDIGEEPVKEDMPDSKPIKSFLFDAWGLEDQTITIDWEEG comes from the coding sequence ATGAACTTACTGACGGAGTGGGTTACCCAAATTATTTTGTTTTTGCTGTTGGCGATGGTTATCGATCTCCTTATGCCGGACTCCTCTATGAAAAAATACATCAAGGTAGTAGTCGGACTAGTGTTGATATTGATCTTTTTACAACCTTTGTTCCGGCTTTTTCAAATGGATATCGACACAATGATGTCCCAAGCTTCAGCGGGGTTTGATATGGAAACCGAGGAAGAAGAAATGAAAAATTCAATCGAATTAAAGAAAAAAGAAATACAAGCCTCTCAACGTGCATATATTTTAGAAGAAATGGCTGTCCAAATGAAAAATGAAGTGGAAGAGGGGTTGGAAGAAAAGCATGATGTGGAAATTGCTGATATCTCCTTTCAGTTTGAAGAAGGGGAAGACCTTTCCTTCGAAACGTTAACAGGAATCCACGTTCTCTTAAGAAAACATCAAACGAACGTCGATTCAGAGGGTAGTGTGGAAGAGGTCGTGATAGATATCGGCGAAGAGCCAGTAAAGGAGGACATGCCTGACTCAAAACCAATCAAGTCCTTTTTGTTTGATGCATGGGGATTGGAAGATCAAACGATAACCATTGACTGGGAGGAGGGATAG
- the spoIIIAE gene encoding stage III sporulation protein AE → MHSFTKFLTLLAVAIATMILLPSHGLAAAEEPNQFEQLNEQTVDSISFDEIKGYWNHVVDEYSGYLPGLKKSTFMEFIKNQESLSIKDWAKGILQYLFHEVIINGKLLGMLILLTLFCVILQTLQSSFENNNISKIAYAIVYLVLIVLALNSFHSAASYAKESIELMSGFMVALLPLLLGLMASLGSMAAVSFFHPAVVFLIHVSVLLISVVVLPLFFLSALLSIVSTLNEHYKATQLADLLKNIGIGLLGVFLTAFLGVISVQGAATAVQDGIALKTAKFVTGNFIPVVGRMFTDAADTVLSASLLLKNAIGLVGVILVLGIALFPAVKIFVIALIYKLASALLQPIGDGPVIECMDSISKYIIYIFAALLIVTFMFFLAIVILVASSNLTVMLR, encoded by the coding sequence ATGCACTCATTCACAAAATTCCTCACATTATTAGCCGTAGCGATAGCAACAATGATTCTCCTTCCTTCCCATGGCTTGGCTGCTGCCGAGGAACCCAACCAGTTTGAACAATTAAATGAACAAACTGTCGACTCCATATCGTTTGATGAAATAAAGGGTTACTGGAACCATGTAGTCGATGAATACAGTGGTTATCTGCCAGGATTGAAAAAATCCACCTTTATGGAATTTATCAAAAATCAGGAATCCCTTTCGATCAAAGATTGGGCCAAAGGCATTCTTCAATACTTGTTCCACGAAGTGATCATCAACGGCAAGTTGCTTGGCATGTTGATCTTGCTGACGTTATTTTGTGTGATTTTGCAAACATTACAGTCCTCTTTTGAAAATAATAATATCAGCAAAATAGCGTATGCCATTGTTTATTTAGTGCTAATTGTTCTGGCATTGAACAGTTTCCATTCAGCTGCTTCTTATGCTAAGGAGTCAATAGAACTGATGAGCGGATTTATGGTAGCGCTGCTCCCATTGTTGTTGGGTTTGATGGCCTCTTTAGGCAGCATGGCTGCTGTTTCTTTTTTTCACCCGGCAGTCGTATTTCTTATTCATGTTAGTGTCTTGTTGATTTCCGTCGTCGTCCTGCCACTATTCTTTTTGTCAGCATTATTATCCATTGTCAGTACGTTGAATGAACATTATAAAGCAACACAGCTTGCTGATCTGTTGAAAAATATCGGGATAGGACTGCTGGGGGTGTTCCTCACGGCCTTTTTGGGAGTTATCTCTGTCCAGGGAGCAGCGACTGCAGTTCAGGATGGGATTGCTTTAAAAACCGCCAAGTTTGTCACCGGAAATTTTATTCCTGTGGTCGGACGGATGTTTACAGATGCAGCAGATACCGTATTGAGTGCTTCTCTTTTGTTGAAAAATGCTATCGGATTGGTCGGTGTCATTCTTGTACTTGGTATCGCTCTGTTTCCTGCTGTGAAAATCTTTGTGATTGCCCTCATTTATAAACTCGCTTCCGCTCTCCTTCAACCTATTGGAGATGGCCCTGTGATTGAGTGTATGGACAGCATTAGCAAATATATTATTTATATTTTTGCTGCCCTGTTGATTGTCACCTTTATGTTCTTCCTGGCTATCGTGATCCTGGTTGCATCCAGCAATTTAACGGTGATGTTGCGATGA
- the spoIIIAD gene encoding stage III sporulation protein AD has translation MEIFHIVSLGIVASLLYILLKDQQSSMAFLLILITGIVIFLAVIQYIAEIFSLINTLGQKANINGIYIETILKIIGIAYIADFGAHLTRDAGLGAIAAKIELAGKVFILVLAVPILTAVIETILGFLPV, from the coding sequence ATGGAAATCTTTCACATTGTTAGTTTGGGGATCGTGGCAAGTTTACTGTACATCCTTTTGAAAGACCAGCAGTCGTCGATGGCCTTCCTGCTGATTCTTATAACAGGTATTGTTATTTTTCTCGCAGTCATCCAGTATATAGCAGAAATTTTTTCGCTGATCAACACTCTCGGACAAAAAGCGAATATAAACGGAATCTATATAGAAACGATTTTAAAAATAATCGGTATTGCTTATATCGCGGATTTTGGCGCTCATTTGACTCGTGATGCGGGACTGGGAGCCATTGCGGCAAAAATAGAACTGGCAGGAAAAGTGTTTATTTTGGTGCTGGCAGTTCCGATTTTGACTGCTGTGATAGAAACAATTCTCGGATTTTTGCCGGTTTAA
- the spoIIIAC gene encoding stage III sporulation protein AC, whose amino-acid sequence MLGEAAVLFQIAGIGIIVAMIHTILKQMGKEDIAHFATVVGFIIVMIIVIEEIADLFNQIKSVFLFQG is encoded by the coding sequence ATGCTAGGTGAGGCCGCCGTTCTATTTCAAATAGCAGGTATCGGAATCATTGTTGCCATGATTCATACAATTCTAAAGCAAATGGGAAAAGAAGATATTGCTCATTTCGCCACGGTAGTCGGATTTATCATCGTGATGATTATTGTCATTGAAGAAATTGCTGACTTATTTAATCAAATCAAATCTGTATTCCTTTTCCAGGGGTAG
- the spoIIIAB gene encoding stage III sporulation protein SpoIIIAB yields the protein MKWIGAILLLCATTWAGFEFSRKLSDRPVQIRQLKSALQILEAEILYSQAPLAEACATLAKQLPKPVSLFFQSVNKDLQGNTTDLYQIWKYNLDRFWPHAALKDSEKEVLKQFGRTLGQHDFSQQQKHIQLALTHLDRELEEAQNQQLKYSKMVKSLGFLTGLLVVLLLI from the coding sequence ATGAAGTGGATAGGAGCGATTCTGCTGCTTTGCGCAACTACGTGGGCAGGTTTTGAATTTTCAAGAAAATTGAGTGATCGACCAGTGCAGATCCGTCAGTTGAAAAGTGCGTTGCAAATATTAGAGGCTGAGATTTTATACAGTCAGGCCCCGTTGGCAGAAGCGTGTGCAACTCTGGCAAAACAACTACCTAAGCCGGTATCGCTGTTTTTTCAATCCGTGAATAAGGACTTACAGGGCAATACAACTGATCTGTATCAAATATGGAAGTACAATCTTGATCGTTTTTGGCCGCATGCCGCTTTGAAAGACAGCGAGAAGGAGGTCTTGAAACAATTTGGTAGGACTTTGGGACAGCATGATTTTTCCCAACAGCAAAAACACATTCAATTAGCGTTGACCCACTTGGACAGAGAACTGGAGGAAGCGCAGAATCAGCAGCTAAAGTATAGCAAAATGGTCAAAAGTCTTGGATTTTTGACTGGATTATTAGTCGTTCTACTCTTGATATAG